TACCTTTCGTCCGATAAATCTCAAATCCATACCCTGCGATCGAGCTAAGCAGCAATGTTAGGAGGGTACCCACGACCGCGATCAGAGCAGAATTCCAGAACGCCTGGCCAAGGTTGGTCGAGCCGAATAAATGACTTACATTATCGGAAAAGCTTGAGCCAAACGAGAATTTTCCTTTTACTATATCCGAAGAAGTATTCGTCATCCCAATAAGCATCCATACAAAAGGAAATAGAGAAATGACAGACGCTATGATTAAAAAGAAATGAATGACTGATTTATTTAGCTTGCTCAATCTTTTTCGCCTCCCACCTTAAGTTGAAGAAATGCCAACACAGCTACCATGATTACAATGGCATAGGAGACTGTAGCCGCATAACCAAAGTTAGGAGTATATACGAACGATAGATTATAGATATAATTCGATATCGTCATTGTCGAGTTACCCGGTCCACCATTGGTAATATTAACGACCTCATCAAATAATTGCAGCGTACCATTCGTTGAGATAATTGCTGTAAACAAAATAATTGGTTTCAACATTGGTGTAGTGATACTGAAGAACTGCCGAGTCTTTGAAGCTCCGTCAATAGAAGCCGCCTCATACACACTAGGATCAATATTTTGCATAGCAGATAAATAGAAAATCATGTTGTAACCCGTCCAACGCCATGTGATTGCTAGAATAATAACAATACGGGCCCAAAGTGGGTCAGTGAGCCATCCAACAGGCTCACTCACTAAATGAATGGACATAAGCATACGGTTGAGAATACCGTCTACAGAGAATATGCTTTTGAACAAGACTGCATAAGACACCAATGAGGTTACACACGGGAGAAAAATCGCCGTACGATAAACCCCCTTAAAGCGCAAACCAGGCATATTAAGAAAATAGGCAATGATTAAGCCCAAGAACAACATAATTGGCACCTGAATAACCAGGTATAATAAAGTATTCGAGACCGCTTGTCTAAACATAGGGTCGGAGAATAGACGCACATAGTTTTTGAGCCCTACAAAACTGTACACAGTCCCTTTCCCTGATTGAAATGATAACAGTAATGATTGAATCATGGGATAGAAGCTAAACAGCATTATGATCAGTGAAGGCCATAATACGAACTGCCATCCCGCGATAGTAGATTTATTCCACTTTTTCTCCATATCCTATCCCCACCTGCTAACTTTATATTTATTGCACCTGTTGTTCGAACAATTTTTGGATGTTAGCTAAGCTTTGCGTCAAATCCGCGCCATTCAGAATGTTTGGCAATTCATTTTTAAGTGCATCTTTTGCTTCCTGTGTATACATTCCCAGAGAAATCCCCGGAACTTCTGTAGACCATTTCGTGAAATCGCTGTAGATAGCTTGACCACCAAAGAACTCTGAGGTTTGACCATAAGCCTCACTGGAGAATGCCGGAATAAAGGAACCCACACCGCCATTTTCGGTCAAGAATCGCTCGTAGAATTCACTGCTGGAGCCCACTGTTTTGGACAGGAAATCAATCGCAAGATCTTTATTAGCTGAGCCATCAAGCACGAACCAGCTGGAACCGCCTTCATTCGATGCATTAACACCACCATCAATTCCCAATCTTGGCGTTGGCGCTACTTTCCATTTACCACTTTGATCTTTAGCGTCCATGATAGATGATACCTGCCACACTCCCGATACTACTGTAGCTACATCACCAGCATTAAAGCTGCCTACAAATTCACTCCAGCCTGTAACAGGCTTAGCAATCCCGGAATCAGAAATCGCTTTGTATACACGAAGGGTCTCTGTCATTACAGGGTTATTAACAAAGTTTCCTTTATTGTCAGGTGTGATGTACCACGATCCACCCGATTGCAGAAGAATGGAGGTTAAGGCTTCATCATTTGGATTAATGGTCGCCATGTATTTGCCCGTCTTTTCTTTTACAATTTTACCGATTTCAATATAACGATCCCAAGTGATATTCTGTAAGTCTGCATCCGTAAAACCCGCTTCCTCCAGATAATCCGAGCGGTAGAACATACCTGTTGAACCAATATCAAAAGGAACACCATACATTTTACCGTCTACCTTAAGTGCATCGACCTTGTATGGAGAGAATTGAGTGTAATCAATCTTGTCACCAAAATCTGCGAAGGTATTTGGATATGCGTTTACATATTTTTGAATATTAGGATCATTTACCAGAATAATATCTGGAAGACCGTCTTTAACATCTGCTGCCAGATTAGTATTCAGCTTTTGTTCCAAGTCCGTTTTGGCCATTTCAACAACCTCTAGCTCAAAATCAGGATTTTCTTTTTTGTAAAGATCTTCAGCGATCTTTAAAGCTGCACCATTAAAGGAAGGGTCCCAGGCCCAAGCGATCACTTTTTTCTTAGTAGTACCGCTTTCATTTTTCTCCGCTGAATTTGATGACCCGCAAGCAGCGAGTACCGTTACTGTCATTGATACTAAGAGCAATACTGATAACCATTTTTTCAATTTCTACAACCCCTTTTGACTTTGTATGTAAGCGGTTCATTCTTTAACGCTTGAACCTAATTTTAGAGAATTCAAAATGATAAGTATAATAATCATTCGTTCTTTCTTAGTAGTAATTATTGTTCATTTAATAAATGTTATTTTTTTCCTAGTAAAAATTATGGTCGATAGCACTTTTTATTTGTATATAGCTTTTCAAACCAGATCCCATACCGTAATATGAAAGATTGTTATATGATGAGAAAAATACAACAAGAGAAATAACGGGGTGTCCTACTATGAACAATAACGTTTCAACCTATCGGGTGATGATCGTAGACGATGAAGCCATC
This genomic stretch from Paenibacillus sp. FSL H7-0737 harbors:
- a CDS encoding carbohydrate ABC transporter permease; this encodes MEKKWNKSTIAGWQFVLWPSLIIMLFSFYPMIQSLLLSFQSGKGTVYSFVGLKNYVRLFSDPMFRQAVSNTLLYLVIQVPIMLFLGLIIAYFLNMPGLRFKGVYRTAIFLPCVTSLVSYAVLFKSIFSVDGILNRMLMSIHLVSEPVGWLTDPLWARIVIILAITWRWTGYNMIFYLSAMQNIDPSVYEAASIDGASKTRQFFSITTPMLKPIILFTAIISTNGTLQLFDEVVNITNGGPGNSTMTISNYIYNLSFVYTPNFGYAATVSYAIVIMVAVLAFLQLKVGGEKD
- a CDS encoding ABC transporter substrate-binding protein, coding for MKKWLSVLLLVSMTVTVLAACGSSNSAEKNESGTTKKKVIAWAWDPSFNGAALKIAEDLYKKENPDFELEVVEMAKTDLEQKLNTNLAADVKDGLPDIILVNDPNIQKYVNAYPNTFADFGDKIDYTQFSPYKVDALKVDGKMYGVPFDIGSTGMFYRSDYLEEAGFTDADLQNITWDRYIEIGKIVKEKTGKYMATINPNDEALTSILLQSGGSWYITPDNKGNFVNNPVMTETLRVYKAISDSGIAKPVTGWSEFVGSFNAGDVATVVSGVWQVSSIMDAKDQSGKWKVAPTPRLGIDGGVNASNEGGSSWFVLDGSANKDLAIDFLSKTVGSSSEFYERFLTENGGVGSFIPAFSSEAYGQTSEFFGGQAIYSDFTKWSTEVPGISLGMYTQEAKDALKNELPNILNGADLTQSLANIQKLFEQQVQ